One Rhodobacteraceae bacterium M385 genomic region harbors:
- a CDS encoding SDR family oxidoreductase, whose amino-acid sequence MNVPAFEHAQVLVVGASRGGIGTAIARAFQDAGASVQVTGVEAAPVPDEGFAYNQLDVTDTEAVRTFAAGIQKLDVLVNCAAITKRGEEMDPAFFAHVLDVNLIGSLRCAEALRGALRGGSVINIASMYARFGSPMNPAYGASKAGVEQMTKSLAIAWAEDDIRVNAIAPGFIVTEQSARARTDPEFTARIEARTPMKRWGQPEDIAGVALFLASDAAQFMTGTTIPVDGGYSVA is encoded by the coding sequence ATGAACGTACCAGCGTTTGAACATGCCCAAGTTCTTGTCGTCGGCGCAAGCCGGGGCGGCATCGGCACGGCGATTGCGCGGGCGTTTCAGGACGCAGGCGCATCGGTGCAAGTCACCGGGGTTGAGGCTGCGCCCGTGCCCGACGAAGGCTTCGCCTACAACCAGTTGGACGTGACCGATACCGAGGCTGTTCGTACCTTTGCGGCGGGCATCCAGAAGCTGGACGTTTTGGTTAACTGCGCCGCGATCACCAAGCGCGGAGAGGAAATGGACCCGGCGTTCTTCGCCCATGTCTTGGATGTGAACCTGATCGGGTCACTGCGCTGTGCCGAAGCATTGCGCGGAGCGTTGAGGGGCGGCAGCGTCATTAACATTGCGTCCATGTATGCCCGCTTCGGTTCCCCCATGAATCCGGCCTATGGCGCGTCCAAGGCGGGGGTGGAGCAGATGACAAAATCGCTCGCAATCGCATGGGCCGAGGACGACATTCGCGTCAACGCCATCGCCCCCGGTTTCATCGTGACCGAACAGTCAGCGCGGGCGCGCACGGACCCGGAATTCACCGCCCGGATCGAGGCGCGCACACCGATGAAGCGCTGGGGTCAGCCCGAAGATATTGCGGGCGTGGCGCTGTTTCTGGCGTCCGACGCAGCGCAGTTCATGACCGGGACAACGATCCCGGTAGATGGAGGATATTCTGTTGCATAA
- a CDS encoding Gfo/Idh/MocA family oxidoreductase — protein MTNFSGIGAAVVGTGFIGTVHTQALRRLGVQVRGVLGSSASRGADRAAEMGVAKAYGDLDELLADDRVDVVHVTSPNHAHYSQVLAILRAGKHVICEKPLAMTSAESAEMVKVARASGKVAAVCYNIRFYPLNQQAHGMVAAGELGDIRFISGHYHQDWLAKDTDWNWRLVADEGGELRSVGDIGTHWIDLTSFVTGLKAEAVMAELATFIPERQKPTGPVETFSNAAGATESVPIATDDAAMIVIRYPGGARGVMSTSQVNMGRKNSLQWDVAGANASAAWDSETPDHLFIGHRDRANETLMRDFTLMNDTGVAAAALPPGHVEGFADSFFNFFRAVYADVEAGGRQENSTWATFEDGHYEMRFCDAVVLSAREERWVRLDEVEG, from the coding sequence ATGACAAATTTTTCAGGCATCGGCGCGGCTGTTGTCGGTACGGGTTTTATCGGCACCGTCCATACGCAAGCCCTGCGTCGGTTGGGGGTGCAGGTGCGCGGCGTCTTGGGATCTTCGGCGTCTCGCGGGGCGGATCGCGCGGCTGAGATGGGCGTGGCAAAGGCCTACGGCGACTTGGATGAATTGCTTGCCGATGATCGCGTTGATGTCGTCCATGTGACCTCTCCGAACCACGCGCATTATTCCCAAGTCTTGGCGATTTTGCGGGCCGGAAAGCATGTGATCTGTGAGAAGCCCTTGGCGATGACGTCGGCAGAAAGCGCCGAAATGGTTAAGGTCGCCCGCGCCTCTGGCAAGGTTGCGGCGGTCTGCTACAATATTCGCTTCTATCCGCTGAACCAACAGGCCCACGGGATGGTCGCTGCCGGAGAGCTTGGCGATATTCGTTTTATTTCAGGTCATTACCATCAGGATTGGTTGGCGAAGGATACGGACTGGAACTGGCGGCTTGTTGCAGATGAGGGCGGCGAGCTACGCTCGGTCGGGGATATCGGCACCCATTGGATCGACCTGACCAGCTTTGTGACGGGCCTGAAGGCCGAGGCCGTGATGGCCGAACTCGCCACATTCATCCCCGAACGCCAAAAGCCAACCGGCCCGGTCGAGACATTCTCCAACGCCGCCGGCGCGACGGAATCCGTGCCGATTGCCACTGACGACGCGGCGATGATCGTCATCCGCTACCCCGGCGGTGCGCGGGGCGTAATGTCCACGTCGCAGGTTAACATGGGCCGCAAGAACTCGCTGCAATGGGATGTGGCGGGGGCCAACGCCTCGGCCGCTTGGGACAGCGAAACGCCGGACCACCTGTTCATCGGCCACCGAGATCGCGCCAATGAGACGTTAATGCGAGACTTTACGTTAATGAACGACACGGGCGTGGCGGCGGCGGCCTTACCCCCCGGCCATGTGGAGGGGTTTGCCGATAGTTTCTTCAACTTCTTTCGGGCCGTCTATGCGGACGTGGAAGCGGGGGGGCGGCAAGAAAACAGCACCTGGGCCACCTTTGAGGATGGCCACTATGAGATGCGGTTCTGCGATGCGGTCGTGCTGTCGGCCCGCGAAGAACGCTGGGTGCGCCTGGATGAGGTTGAGGGATAA
- a CDS encoding sugar phosphate isomerase/epimerase — protein sequence MELGILTAPLEDMDLMDVGAWAGANGFSAMEVACWPASGGEKRRYAGTSHINVDGLGKSQGADIKAGLAESGVSISGLGYYPNPLHKEAEHRDEVIGHLMKVITAASTMEVPVVNTFLGGDRSLNVDENWARAIEIFNPIVAHAQASGVRLCFENCPMIFSYDEWPGGHNIAYSPKIWRRVFDQWGDAVGMNFDPSHLIWQFIDQTRFIKEFGPQMAHVHAKDVMIDQDGLYENGTMSTGMGWQIPRLCGLGDVDWSGFFSGLYRAGYDGAVIIEHEDRDFEGTEDRVKRGFLLARDVLTPYIK from the coding sequence ATGGAACTGGGAATATTAACCGCGCCGCTTGAAGATATGGACCTGATGGACGTCGGCGCTTGGGCTGGGGCCAATGGTTTCTCGGCGATGGAGGTGGCCTGCTGGCCCGCGTCCGGCGGCGAAAAGCGCCGCTACGCTGGTACGTCGCACATCAACGTTGACGGTCTTGGTAAAAGCCAAGGTGCTGATATCAAAGCGGGTTTGGCAGAGAGTGGTGTAAGCATCTCGGGCCTTGGGTATTATCCTAATCCCCTCCACAAAGAGGCGGAACATAGGGATGAGGTGATCGGCCATCTGATGAAGGTGATTACCGCAGCAAGCACCATGGAGGTGCCCGTTGTTAACACTTTCCTCGGCGGAGATCGCAGCCTGAACGTCGATGAAAACTGGGCCCGCGCGATCGAGATTTTCAATCCGATTGTGGCCCACGCCCAAGCATCCGGCGTGCGGCTGTGCTTTGAAAACTGCCCGATGATCTTCAGCTACGATGAATGGCCCGGCGGCCACAACATCGCCTACAGCCCGAAGATCTGGCGGAGGGTTTTTGACCAATGGGGGGACGCCGTCGGGATGAATTTCGACCCCTCTCACCTGATCTGGCAGTTCATTGACCAGACCCGGTTCATTAAGGAATTCGGGCCTCAGATGGCTCATGTTCACGCGAAAGATGTGATGATTGACCAAGACGGGCTTTATGAGAACGGGACGATGTCCACTGGCATGGGGTGGCAAATCCCGCGCCTCTGCGGTCTGGGAGACGTGGATTGGAGCGGCTTTTTCTCGGGTCTGTACCGCGCCGGATACGACGGGGCGGTCATAATTGAACACGAAGATCGAGATTTCGAGGGCACAGAAGACCGCGTGAAACGTGGCTTCCTTTTAGCCCGAGATGTGCTGACGCCCTACATTAAGTAG
- a CDS encoding ABC transporter substrate-binding protein, protein MKKLLTTAAALAMMAPAAYADGHGGYTIGVSNTVQGNGWREQMICAMRAQAAAEGDVEGLIVAHRNTDAAGQLEDLNNLIEAGVDAIVLNPANPDALNSALDAAIAAGIVVVAVDAGVSAEGAYILSNNQEEYAYLGARWLFEQIGGEGEVVYMRGIAGVSADTDRDNGFQRALAEFPNVSVVHEVFTGWQQDQGKQQMFDFLATGIPFDGVWTSGIDNVIVDAFVESGAPMVPIVGADNAGFVQYLNDIEGFTGAAVTNPGSVGGAGIALAVDILNGNAPEETTVLVDPVLWENSSDEGRETIAGALNPDLDPEWPVSVSIPGWTDYTMAEIIACEG, encoded by the coding sequence ATGAAAAAACTTCTGACAACTGCCGCAGCGCTCGCCATGATGGCCCCTGCGGCCTATGCAGACGGCCATGGCGGCTACACCATCGGTGTCTCGAACACTGTGCAAGGTAACGGTTGGCGCGAGCAGATGATCTGCGCAATGCGTGCCCAGGCGGCCGCTGAGGGCGACGTTGAAGGGCTGATCGTGGCGCACCGCAACACCGACGCGGCGGGCCAGCTGGAAGACCTCAACAACCTGATCGAAGCGGGCGTCGACGCCATCGTTCTGAACCCTGCCAACCCCGACGCGCTGAACTCGGCGTTGGATGCGGCCATCGCGGCGGGCATCGTTGTGGTTGCCGTTGATGCGGGCGTTTCTGCGGAAGGGGCCTACATCCTGTCCAACAACCAGGAAGAATACGCCTACCTCGGCGCGCGTTGGTTGTTTGAACAGATCGGTGGCGAAGGCGAGGTCGTCTATATGCGCGGCATCGCGGGTGTTTCCGCCGATACCGACCGTGACAACGGCTTCCAGCGTGCCCTGGCCGAGTTCCCGAATGTCAGCGTCGTGCACGAAGTGTTCACCGGCTGGCAACAGGATCAGGGCAAACAGCAGATGTTTGACTTCCTTGCCACAGGCATCCCGTTTGACGGGGTCTGGACCTCGGGTATCGACAACGTGATCGTTGACGCGTTCGTGGAATCCGGCGCGCCGATGGTGCCGATTGTGGGCGCGGATAACGCGGGCTTCGTTCAGTACCTCAACGATATTGAAGGCTTCACGGGCGCTGCCGTTACCAACCCCGGCTCTGTCGGTGGGGCGGGTATTGCGCTGGCCGTGGACATCCTGAACGGCAACGCGCCAGAAGAAACAACGGTTCTGGTTGACCCGGTCCTTTGGGAAAACTCCTCTGACGAAGGGCGCGAGACGATTGCGGGCGCATTGAACCCCGATCTGGACCCGGAATGGCCGGTGTCCGTGTCGATCCCCGGCTGGACCGACTACACCATGGCCGAGATCATCGCCTGCGAAGGTTAA